Proteins encoded in a region of the Candidatus Obscuribacter sp. genome:
- a CDS encoding GNAT family N-acetyltransferase encodes MTTSVRVLAEADLDDFWQIRLRALKEHPESFGASLTESEQMTRSEILQRLTATADSFVLGVFNPDLVGIAGFFRRSGLKLKHKGTIWGVYVTPESRGQKLGKLLIESCIDRAKAMPDMEHIMLTVVTANGAARELYKSLGFVSFGIEPAALKCNGQDYDEEMMQYTINK; translated from the coding sequence ATGACCACATCAGTGCGTGTACTCGCAGAAGCAGACCTCGATGATTTCTGGCAAATACGTCTACGGGCCTTAAAAGAGCACCCCGAGTCCTTTGGTGCCAGTCTGACCGAGTCTGAGCAGATGACTCGCAGTGAAATTTTGCAAAGGCTCACGGCAACAGCAGATAGCTTTGTGCTTGGAGTATTTAATCCAGACTTAGTTGGCATCGCCGGATTTTTTAGACGGTCAGGCTTAAAGCTCAAACACAAAGGTACTATCTGGGGTGTCTACGTCACGCCAGAAAGCCGCGGGCAGAAGCTAGGCAAACTCCTAATAGAGTCCTGTATTGACAGAGCAAAAGCTATGCCCGACATGGAGCATATTATGTTGACAGTTGTCACCGCCAATGGTGCTGCTCGAGAGCTGTACAAATCACTGGGCTTTGTTTCATTTGGCATTGAGCCTGCTGCACTCAAATGCAACGGCCAGGACTATGACGAAGAAATGATGCAGTATACAATTAACAAGTAA
- a CDS encoding DUF4037 domain-containing protein, whose product MQKSKNNPAFISGLDLAQGYYSEIVGPLLRSNYPALKYAAALIGEGSDVLGFDTEISCDHDWGPRLLLFVDHKDLHCKDSILANLKNSLPKTYMGFATGFIKDNGVHLMDHGQSGDTVPRITIQSIDDYISDYLSIDIHGPITTIDWLTMPEQKLLALTGGKVFYDAIGIEALRKKLSYYPNDVWLYLMASAWSAIEQEEHLMGRAGIVGDELGSALIASRLVQNIMRLCFLIARQYAPYAKWFGSAFNQLKAAGSLASHLQGVLAASNWQERQKHLSQAYTKLVSLHNQLQITELQVESVLQFHERPFEVISMGRMSQSLIKAIKDPEIKALSRLPLIGSIDQLSSSTDLLSKSLWRSALTELYKTGGVGND is encoded by the coding sequence ATGCAAAAGAGCAAAAATAATCCGGCATTTATTAGCGGTCTGGACCTGGCCCAGGGCTACTACTCAGAGATAGTTGGACCTTTGTTGAGGAGTAACTATCCCGCCTTAAAATACGCCGCAGCACTCATTGGCGAAGGCTCTGATGTCTTGGGATTTGATACTGAGATATCTTGTGATCATGACTGGGGCCCGAGGCTACTGCTCTTTGTTGATCACAAAGACTTGCACTGCAAAGACTCGATTTTAGCAAACCTCAAAAACTCACTGCCAAAGACTTACATGGGCTTTGCCACTGGTTTTATAAAAGACAACGGCGTGCACCTGATGGACCATGGTCAGTCAGGAGACACTGTACCGCGCATCACCATCCAATCAATCGACGACTACATTAGTGATTATCTGAGCATCGACATACACGGACCAATAACGACTATAGACTGGCTCACAATGCCAGAGCAAAAGCTACTCGCTCTAACAGGGGGCAAAGTATTTTATGATGCCATTGGTATCGAGGCTCTGCGCAAAAAGCTATCCTACTATCCAAACGATGTCTGGCTTTATCTAATGGCCAGCGCCTGGAGTGCTATTGAGCAAGAAGAGCATCTTATGGGCCGGGCCGGTATTGTAGGCGACGAGCTGGGCTCAGCTTTGATTGCTAGCAGACTGGTGCAAAACATCATGCGCCTGTGCTTTTTGATAGCACGTCAATACGCACCCTATGCCAAATGGTTTGGCAGTGCCTTCAATCAACTAAAGGCAGCAGGCAGTCTTGCAAGCCACCTTCAAGGCGTATTAGCAGCAAGCAACTGGCAAGAGCGCCAAAAGCATTTATCTCAGGCATACACAAAGCTTGTAAGCCTACATAACCAATTGCAGATTACCGAGCTTCAAGTAGAGTCAGTCCTGCAGTTTCATGAGCGGCCATTTGAAGTAATCAGTATGGGTCGCATGTCGCAGTCACTAATCAAAGCAATTAAAGACCCAGAGATAAAAGCTCTGAGCCGCTTGCCATTAATAGGCAGCATCGATCAATTGAGTAGCAGTACCGACTTGCTAAGCAAAAGTCTCTGGCGCAGTGCCCTTACAGAGCTATACAAAACTGGTGGGGTAGGCAATGACTGA
- a CDS encoding long-chain-fatty-acid--CoA ligase → MNLAISLRRAIELWPDREACVDGLKRLTYSELGQRVAALTHSFRALGLTKGSVVACMSPNCVEFLELYYATSCLGLVLAPINFRLSKSEISQILVHSGAEMLVSHTDFADLAVEALAEMESEVEESPLKLVTWLGPGNPPKTTATGVHYESFLLSHWRREMIDCELYSEDLAQLYYTSGTTGMAKGVMLTHGNVAYNALGAVAEMQLTDADIWAHLAPMFHLVDAWAIFAITWVGGKHVFMPAFKADEALKLIETENVTLTALVPTMANALINSSKVWEYSYTKLRSIMTAGSPMAPESVRLVEEIFNCQYVQFYGMTETSPFLTISLPFNEHLGRSKQQLQSIRSKTGRTFIGIELKVVKADGSQVEKNGLEVGEIIARGPNVFRGYWRNEEATKEALRDGWIYTGDLAVVDSDGYVNIVDRKKDMIISGGENIYSTEVEHALHFHADILECAVFGAPDERWGERVKACVVLKTGASVTEAQLIEFVKERLAHYKAPREVEFHDELPKTGSGKILKAVLRDKCWQGQVKRVN, encoded by the coding sequence GTGAACCTAGCAATTTCTCTTAGACGAGCAATCGAGCTTTGGCCTGACCGGGAAGCCTGTGTAGACGGATTGAAGAGATTGACATACAGCGAGCTTGGTCAAAGAGTCGCGGCTCTGACCCATTCGTTCCGCGCACTCGGGCTGACCAAAGGCTCGGTAGTGGCCTGTATGAGTCCAAACTGTGTTGAGTTTTTAGAGCTTTATTACGCCACTAGCTGCCTGGGTCTGGTTTTAGCCCCCATTAATTTCCGCCTTTCTAAATCTGAAATCAGTCAGATCCTGGTCCATAGCGGTGCTGAGATGCTTGTCTCTCATACTGATTTTGCCGATCTGGCTGTGGAAGCCCTGGCCGAAATGGAAAGCGAAGTGGAAGAAAGCCCACTCAAGCTTGTTACCTGGCTTGGACCTGGTAACCCTCCCAAGACTACTGCCACAGGCGTACACTACGAGTCATTTTTGCTCAGTCACTGGCGTCGTGAGATGATTGACTGTGAGCTATACAGCGAGGACCTGGCTCAGCTCTATTACACCAGTGGTACAACTGGCATGGCTAAAGGTGTCATGCTCACCCACGGCAACGTGGCTTACAACGCACTTGGCGCTGTTGCCGAAATGCAGCTGACAGACGCTGACATCTGGGCCCACCTGGCTCCGATGTTCCACCTTGTTGATGCCTGGGCGATTTTTGCCATCACCTGGGTGGGCGGCAAGCATGTCTTTATGCCAGCCTTTAAGGCTGACGAAGCCCTTAAATTGATTGAAACCGAAAACGTAACACTGACAGCGCTTGTGCCGACAATGGCCAATGCGCTGATTAATAGCAGTAAAGTGTGGGAGTACTCGTATACCAAGCTGCGTTCGATTATGACTGCTGGCTCTCCGATGGCGCCAGAGAGCGTGAGATTGGTCGAAGAAATCTTCAACTGTCAGTATGTGCAGTTTTATGGCATGACAGAGACCAGTCCCTTCCTCACTATCAGTTTGCCTTTTAACGAGCATCTTGGTCGCAGTAAGCAACAGCTGCAAAGCATCCGCTCCAAAACAGGTCGGACTTTTATAGGTATAGAACTAAAAGTAGTCAAAGCCGATGGCAGTCAGGTCGAAAAGAATGGTCTGGAGGTTGGCGAAATTATCGCTCGCGGTCCAAATGTGTTTAGAGGCTACTGGCGTAACGAAGAAGCTACTAAAGAAGCTCTGCGCGATGGTTGGATTTACACTGGAGATTTAGCTGTTGTAGACAGTGATGGCTATGTCAATATTGTCGATCGCAAAAAAGACATGATCATTTCTGGTGGCGAAAATATCTATTCCACCGAAGTGGAGCATGCTCTGCACTTCCATGCTGACATATTGGAATGCGCTGTCTTTGGCGCTCCTGATGAGCGCTGGGGTGAGCGTGTCAAAGCTTGCGTGGTGCTCAAGACCGGTGCTAGTGTTACTGAAGCTCAGCTTATTGAATTTGTGAAAGAGCGACTGGCTCATTACAAAGCGCCAAGAGAAGTAGAGTTTCATGATGAGCTGCCTAAGACCGGCTCAGGCAAAATACTCAAAGCCGTACTGCGTGACAAGTGCTGGCAGGGTCAAGTCAAACGCGTAAATTAG
- the icd gene encoding isocitrate dehydrogenase (NADP(+)) — translation MGQVIEKTYNGLKVPQGEKITFKDGKPVVPNKPIIPFIEGDGTGRDIWRASKRVIDAAVTKAYGTTKEIAWYEVFAGEKAHDTFKEWLPEDTIHALREFGVAIKGPLSTPVGGGIRSLNVSLRQIFDLYCCVRPVRWFEGVPSPVKHPEKLNVVIYRENTEDVYAGIEWAAGSAEAKKLIELVESFAGNRKIRLDSGIGIKPISEFGSQRLVKKAIEYAITKGRKTVTMVHKGNIQKYTEGAFRDWGYQMAEKDFAKEIVTEQKLWDEMNGKMPEGKILLNDRIADSMFQQVLLRPDEYSVLATTNLNGDYLSDACAAQVGGLGIAPGANIGDDCAIFEATHGTAPKYADKDVINPGSVILSGAMMLEYMGWNEACALIHEAIAKTIQQKKVTYDMERLMEGATKLKTSEFADAIIANMG, via the coding sequence ATGGGACAAGTGATCGAAAAGACATACAACGGACTGAAAGTTCCTCAAGGCGAAAAAATCACTTTTAAGGACGGCAAACCAGTTGTACCTAACAAGCCAATCATCCCCTTCATCGAAGGCGACGGCACTGGCCGTGACATCTGGAGAGCAAGCAAGCGCGTTATCGATGCTGCTGTAACCAAAGCCTATGGCACAACCAAAGAAATCGCCTGGTACGAAGTATTTGCTGGCGAAAAAGCTCACGACACTTTTAAAGAATGGTTGCCTGAAGACACCATCCACGCTCTCAGAGAATTTGGCGTAGCCATCAAAGGACCTCTCAGCACACCAGTAGGCGGCGGTATCCGCAGCTTGAACGTCAGCCTGAGACAAATTTTTGACCTCTACTGCTGCGTCCGTCCAGTTCGCTGGTTTGAAGGCGTACCTTCACCAGTCAAACACCCAGAAAAACTCAACGTAGTTATTTACCGCGAAAACACTGAAGACGTATACGCTGGTATCGAATGGGCCGCTGGCTCAGCTGAAGCCAAAAAGCTCATTGAACTAGTAGAAAGCTTTGCTGGTAACAGAAAAATCCGCCTAGATAGCGGTATCGGTATCAAACCAATCTCCGAGTTTGGTTCTCAACGTCTGGTCAAAAAAGCCATTGAATACGCCATCACCAAAGGACGTAAGACCGTCACCATGGTGCACAAAGGCAACATCCAGAAGTACACCGAAGGCGCTTTCAGAGACTGGGGCTACCAGATGGCTGAAAAAGATTTTGCCAAAGAAATCGTAACTGAGCAAAAACTCTGGGACGAAATGAACGGCAAAATGCCAGAAGGCAAAATCCTGCTCAACGATCGCATCGCTGACTCAATGTTCCAACAAGTACTTCTCCGTCCAGACGAGTACTCAGTACTCGCCACCACCAACCTCAATGGCGACTACCTCTCTGACGCTTGTGCAGCTCAAGTAGGCGGTCTCGGTATCGCTCCTGGCGCTAACATCGGCGACGACTGCGCAATATTCGAAGCCACCCACGGTACCGCTCCCAAGTACGCTGACAAGGATGTAATCAATCCTGGTTCAGTAATCTTGTCCGGCGCCATGATGCTTGAATACATGGGCTGGAACGAAGCATGCGCTTTGATTCACGAAGCAATCGCTAAGACCATCCAACAAAAGAAAGTTACTTACGACATGGAACGTCTGATGGAAGGCGCTACCAAACTCAAAACCAGTGAGTTTGCTGATGCCATCATCGCTAACATGGGCTAA
- a CDS encoding ATP phosphoribosyltransferase regulatory subunit, with the protein MTDLAKQIAQKHGQNDLLELLSKDLSGSQLHTVLLTAIKERVKEQSLTDITKTSKVTQACNLDGRLLHQVEGIAYQSAKDYKVVELAPLNPLGTTNQLSGLDQGNILSTIRAFEVASDPTIGLALNCAHLRKTQEQRKNNLRLCTSQRVVRFPEPTNPAYTAHFKLFSMVDSGRDRGSFGFELDALKSQLTVYLELLKTLGQCGFSHKDIVVELSDTRVVKALALSHGVDSDKIKSMVRASDSDSATRLLAQYQKIWVKAPTNIDDELGQYNLPAHHLLQLKALQKQVMEPLSIIYPGVHFCFNLHRLTGLNYYQGPTLHIKLQNLSDQTFMVADGGFVDWTQRLLTDKKERLLTSAIGIELICRVFK; encoded by the coding sequence ATGACTGATCTGGCCAAACAAATAGCGCAAAAGCATGGTCAAAACGATTTGCTTGAGCTCCTATCAAAGGACTTATCTGGCTCCCAGTTGCATACGGTCTTATTGACTGCCATCAAGGAGCGCGTCAAAGAGCAGTCACTGACTGACATAACCAAGACCTCAAAAGTGACTCAGGCGTGTAATCTAGATGGACGGCTCTTGCATCAAGTAGAGGGCATAGCCTATCAAAGCGCTAAAGACTATAAAGTAGTGGAGCTTGCGCCACTAAATCCCCTGGGTACCACCAATCAATTAAGTGGACTCGATCAGGGCAATATCCTCAGCACTATTAGAGCCTTTGAAGTAGCAAGTGATCCTACAATTGGCTTAGCGCTAAATTGCGCTCATTTGCGCAAAACTCAGGAGCAGCGCAAAAACAACCTCAGACTCTGCACCTCTCAGCGCGTGGTGAGATTTCCGGAGCCAACCAATCCCGCCTATACAGCGCATTTTAAACTCTTTAGCATGGTCGACAGCGGTCGCGATAGAGGGTCTTTTGGCTTTGAACTAGATGCACTAAAGTCGCAGTTGACTGTCTATCTGGAGTTACTTAAAACGCTGGGGCAGTGCGGTTTTAGCCATAAAGACATAGTTGTCGAATTATCCGATACAAGAGTAGTAAAAGCACTGGCGCTATCACACGGTGTGGACTCTGACAAAATCAAATCTATGGTGCGCGCCTCCGATAGCGATAGTGCCACAAGGCTGCTTGCCCAGTACCAAAAGATCTGGGTCAAAGCACCGACCAATATTGATGATGAACTGGGACAATACAATCTACCGGCGCATCACCTGCTCCAACTCAAAGCCTTGCAAAAACAGGTGATGGAGCCGTTATCCATCATCTATCCCGGCGTCCATTTTTGTTTTAACCTGCATCGCCTCACAGGTCTTAACTACTATCAGGGACCAACTCTGCATATCAAACTGCAAAATCTATCGGATCAGACTTTTATGGTTGCCGATGGCGGTTTTGTCGACTGGACACAACGGCTACTAACCGACAAAAAAGAACGGCTTCTTACCAGCGCTATTGGTATTGAGCTAATCTGCCGAGTTTTTAAGTAA
- a CDS encoding acyltransferase codes for MAGERRIDPLTSLRFIAATFVIAYHGKGIFVFFDNMPEYLAYTQPVCFFFLLSGFILSYVYHDFKNFDEITQCWLKRFARIWPLHISIFVLRFFMFPKYLLTFPGAAPKLLVMLSNIFMLHGWVPLFQYFFSYNAPSWSISTEFFFYLVFPFILPLVSKRPYWSLVVSFAINALAIYACNLANLPEINEQGIELRGILYIIPPPRLFEFVLGMVIAKVFLGPAQNFKPSVTLATLIEGFALALTTYLCINTRPIAAQLAQQAWIGPAGGYWFINTGVPLVGFVLTIFIMAINRGLFSRLFSLAPFVFLGEISYSVYLLHHPLLCYHGLYLSQYRDTAALLHFSAILFIASHLMYRWVEAPMRQFIVASGTRVLRHRQKTEPTAKRPARATSKKALAWYGVEAAVLVALIFTATPPLKTMTIEQAEQESQSNDAIIKNVSFDKDIYLLSARRQKNGHRLVAIWKANDTFKAGQFLNIQFLDKDGKLIATQVVRLAQVDKKIEQGTIWQEDIDLMEAHSNEATSLGLIIYESEHNIKVAQKEGLAAMNEEPITIDQESHRLILKWKD; via the coding sequence ATGGCCGGCGAACGAAGAATCGATCCTCTTACCAGTCTGCGTTTTATTGCAGCTACTTTTGTCATTGCCTATCACGGCAAAGGCATATTTGTCTTCTTTGACAATATGCCGGAATACCTCGCATATACGCAGCCAGTCTGCTTCTTCTTTCTGCTTTCTGGCTTTATTCTCTCCTATGTCTATCATGATTTTAAAAACTTTGACGAGATAACTCAGTGCTGGCTCAAGCGTTTTGCCCGCATCTGGCCTCTGCACATCTCTATATTTGTGCTGCGCTTTTTCATGTTTCCCAAGTATCTGCTTACTTTTCCCGGGGCAGCTCCCAAGCTGCTTGTGATGCTCAGCAACATCTTTATGCTGCACGGCTGGGTACCGCTTTTTCAATATTTCTTTTCTTACAACGCGCCGTCGTGGTCTATATCTACAGAGTTTTTCTTCTATCTGGTCTTCCCATTTATATTACCGCTCGTCTCTAAAAGACCCTACTGGAGCCTAGTTGTCAGCTTTGCAATAAATGCACTAGCTATTTATGCCTGTAACTTAGCCAATCTGCCAGAGATCAACGAGCAAGGCATTGAGCTTAGAGGCATCCTCTATATCATTCCGCCGCCCCGCTTATTCGAGTTTGTGCTGGGTATGGTGATCGCCAAGGTCTTCCTCGGACCAGCCCAAAACTTTAAGCCCTCAGTGACACTAGCAACCCTCATTGAGGGCTTTGCCCTGGCACTTACCACCTACCTTTGTATAAACACCAGACCAATAGCCGCGCAACTGGCTCAGCAAGCCTGGATCGGTCCGGCTGGTGGCTACTGGTTTATTAACACAGGTGTGCCACTGGTGGGATTTGTCCTGACTATCTTTATCATGGCCATAAACCGCGGGCTCTTCTCTCGCCTTTTCTCACTGGCTCCTTTTGTCTTCCTTGGCGAGATAAGTTACTCAGTCTATCTACTGCATCACCCACTGCTGTGCTATCACGGGCTCTACCTGTCCCAATACAGAGATACGGCAGCGCTATTGCACTTTAGTGCCATTCTCTTTATTGCCAGCCATTTGATGTACCGCTGGGTCGAAGCGCCTATGAGGCAGTTTATCGTAGCAAGTGGCACTCGTGTCCTGCGCCACCGACAAAAAACTGAACCAACCGCTAAACGTCCAGCCAGAGCTACTTCCAAGAAGGCTCTAGCCTGGTATGGCGTAGAAGCAGCCGTGCTTGTGGCGCTTATTTTTACAGCCACACCCCCACTCAAGACCATGACAATAGAGCAAGCTGAGCAGGAATCACAGAGCAATGACGCGATTATCAAAAATGTCAGCTTTGACAAAGACATCTACTTGCTTTCGGCCAGAAGACAGAAGAATGGTCACCGCCTTGTAGCAATATGGAAAGCAAATGACACCTTTAAAGCTGGTCAGTTTCTTAACATCCAGTTTTTAGATAAAGACGGCAAACTAATCGCCACTCAAGTGGTAAGACTGGCTCAGGTAGACAAAAAGATTGAGCAGGGCACAATCTGGCAAGAAGACATAGATCTCATGGAAGCGCATAGCAACGAAGCCACGAGTCTTGGCTTAATCATCTATGAATCAGAGCACAACATAAAAGTGGCACAAAAAGAGGGTCTTGCGGCAATGAATGAAGAGCCGATAACGATAGACCAGGAAAGCCACCGTCTAATTTTAAAGTGGAAAGACTAG
- a CDS encoding SulP family inorganic anion transporter, producing MTSSLNQSRQDRVFDINYLMQEWTAMFNPQTMPRDLLSGITVAMVALPLNLALAIAAGVEPAMGFCTGIVAGVIAALFGGQRYAVTGPAAAMAVVLIEVAHTYGLPGIWFVGLVAGILQLIAGLLRLGRIITYIPMPVIVGFANAIGILVFFNALDDFLGLPGKPLAHPTEGAHVLGTVPFIPEFINDLSDIFNRALLHGEVNYQAILIGVLVILIAIYTPKVTKVIPGQLVAIVLTSMLAYFMHFDVARIINVAPIPALNLIPHLPSLPIIQNTNQLQSLLLYGITVFMLGSIESLLSASVADGMTMSSKHRADQELCGQGLANIAMPFFGGIPVTGVIARTAVNISAGAKTRLSAIVHSLVLLGMGFTLAPMAEQIPLAALAGILVLTGFRLIEWDAIREIWRGSKTEGWVVIVTTVASVAIDLTAGVLTGLMLTCVLFVRQMSSVRMVVEGDDSDDRLSAGQLIPSCKFARTYLVDGPLFFGAVQKFTETILITQDLKALILHMRAVTILDMTGVETLLSIHSQLRRKNVRMVIAELPGQPLELLKNTGALKVIGAENYFYDYKEALLDVNERLLTTECQSCSYGLGLNKTAKNDGPKDCRLRSALLMDNNRLTRILKSRMDRTQKMKTGQFEAIKRDITRLVPIKEESDIPESLRNTPIETLLKCQNMGQIDATASDKPELIIAMCIDYRKSLSLPQNCAYVIRREGANMAGSEFSLALALSAGIDYIALIAHNHCIMSNPNQQREAFINVMAGKRGWTDAEAKGFFDKHASSREISDAIDFSVKESRRLSRLFSGVKIVPMMFMLEDNMLYLVKDWVADEVEGKDILSIDEEDVEAESVGNAT from the coding sequence ATGACCTCATCTCTCAATCAGTCGAGACAAGACCGCGTTTTTGACATCAATTATTTGATGCAGGAATGGACAGCAATGTTCAATCCACAAACGATGCCGCGCGATTTACTCTCGGGCATAACTGTGGCGATGGTGGCTCTACCACTCAATCTTGCTCTGGCGATTGCCGCCGGCGTAGAGCCCGCTATGGGCTTTTGCACTGGTATTGTGGCGGGTGTTATTGCTGCTTTATTTGGTGGACAAAGATACGCTGTAACTGGACCAGCAGCAGCGATGGCTGTCGTATTGATTGAAGTGGCACACACTTATGGTCTGCCTGGCATCTGGTTCGTCGGTCTGGTGGCAGGGATTTTGCAACTGATTGCTGGTTTATTGCGTCTCGGTCGCATCATTACTTATATCCCCATGCCAGTTATTGTGGGCTTCGCCAATGCCATCGGGATACTTGTATTTTTTAACGCACTTGATGACTTCCTGGGTCTGCCCGGTAAACCACTGGCTCATCCTACTGAGGGGGCACATGTACTGGGCACAGTGCCTTTTATCCCTGAGTTTATCAATGATCTCTCTGACATTTTTAATCGTGCTTTGTTGCATGGTGAGGTCAACTATCAAGCCATTCTTATTGGTGTGCTTGTAATTTTGATTGCAATTTATACGCCTAAAGTAACCAAAGTTATTCCAGGTCAGCTGGTGGCAATCGTCCTCACATCCATGCTTGCCTACTTTATGCATTTTGATGTGGCCCGCATTATCAATGTGGCTCCCATACCGGCTCTTAATTTAATTCCTCATTTGCCAAGCCTGCCCATCATCCAAAACACCAACCAGCTGCAGAGCTTGCTGCTTTACGGCATTACAGTTTTTATGTTGGGCTCAATCGAATCACTGCTTAGCGCTTCGGTGGCTGACGGTATGACTATGTCGAGCAAACATCGAGCTGATCAGGAGCTTTGCGGTCAGGGTCTGGCGAACATAGCTATGCCCTTTTTTGGTGGCATCCCCGTTACTGGAGTTATTGCCCGCACTGCTGTCAATATCAGTGCTGGTGCCAAAACCCGCTTATCAGCTATTGTTCATTCACTGGTATTGCTTGGCATGGGCTTTACTCTCGCTCCCATGGCAGAGCAGATTCCGCTGGCAGCACTAGCCGGCATACTGGTTTTGACTGGTTTTAGACTGATTGAGTGGGACGCCATCCGCGAAATCTGGCGGGGCTCCAAGACTGAAGGCTGGGTGGTGATAGTAACCACAGTTGCTTCTGTTGCCATCGATTTGACTGCCGGTGTGCTCACCGGATTGATGCTCACTTGTGTGCTTTTTGTGCGCCAGATGAGTTCTGTAAGAATGGTCGTAGAAGGCGATGATAGTGACGACAGGCTCTCTGCCGGTCAACTTATACCTAGCTGTAAATTTGCCCGTACTTATCTTGTAGATGGACCGCTCTTTTTTGGAGCGGTGCAAAAATTTACTGAGACTATTTTGATCACGCAAGATCTCAAGGCTCTAATTTTGCACATGCGCGCTGTCACTATCCTTGATATGACTGGTGTTGAGACTCTGCTATCGATTCACTCTCAGTTGCGTCGTAAAAATGTGCGCATGGTGATTGCCGAGCTACCGGGCCAGCCTCTTGAACTCTTGAAAAATACTGGCGCTCTCAAAGTCATTGGTGCCGAGAATTACTTTTATGACTATAAAGAAGCATTGCTTGACGTTAACGAGCGCTTGCTCACCACTGAATGTCAGTCTTGCTCATATGGTCTTGGATTAAATAAAACTGCCAAGAACGATGGTCCAAAGGACTGCCGTTTGCGCAGTGCTTTGCTCATGGATAACAACCGTCTGACCAGAATTTTGAAATCGCGCATGGACCGCACTCAAAAGATGAAGACCGGTCAGTTTGAAGCAATTAAACGCGATATCACAAGACTGGTGCCAATCAAAGAAGAAAGTGATATCCCCGAGTCTCTGCGCAACACGCCTATCGAGACATTGCTTAAGTGCCAAAATATGGGACAGATAGATGCCACAGCTAGTGACAAGCCAGAGCTTATCATCGCCATGTGTATCGACTATCGCAAGTCGCTTTCATTGCCCCAGAACTGCGCCTATGTTATTCGCCGTGAAGGGGCCAATATGGCTGGTTCGGAGTTTTCGCTGGCGCTAGCTCTCTCAGCTGGTATTGATTACATTGCCTTGATTGCTCACAATCATTGCATTATGTCCAATCCCAATCAGCAGCGTGAAGCCTTTATCAATGTCATGGCTGGCAAACGGGGCTGGACTGACGCTGAAGCTAAAGGATTTTTTGACAAACATGCCTCAAGTCGTGAAATTTCAGATGCTATTGACTTCTCGGTCAAAGAATCTCGCCGCTTATCCAGGCTCTTTAGCGGCGTCAAAATTGTGCCCATGATGTTTATGCTTGAAGACAATATGCTTTATCTTGTAAAAGACTGGGTGGCCGATGAAGTGGAAGGCAAAGACATACTATCCATCGATGAAGAAGATGTGGAAGCTGAATCAGTAGGAAATGCTACTTAG